Proteins encoded within one genomic window of Humulus lupulus chromosome 1, drHumLupu1.1, whole genome shotgun sequence:
- the LOC133812781 gene encoding thaumatin-like protein 1 yields the protein MGSFSNYFLLLLLIVSRGVSGATFTFVNKCDFTVWPGILASAGSPKLDSTGFELAKGTSRLFQAPTGWSGRFWGRTGCNFDGSGQGSCVTGDCGSGQTECNGAGATPPATLAEFTLGSGSQDFYDVSLVDGYNLPMVVEGNGGSGTCASTGCITDLNRSCPTELRVDGGGACKSACEAFGSDEYCCSGAYNTPAVCKPSMYSEIFKSACPRSYSYAYDDATSTFTCTGADYTITFCPNLPSLKSSRDSPPTTTGTTISGSESGSVTESDPGAIQEASLASSWLADLATGNSMRTQNALAFESALVLVMGLILSFLHL from the exons ATGGGTTCCTTCTCAAATTacttcctccttcttcttctgaTCGTTTCCAGAG gggTTTCTGGGGCTACATTTACGTTTGTAAACAAGTGTGATTTCACAGTCTGGCCGGGGATTCTCGCCAGCGCCGGAAGTCCCAAACTCGACAGCACCGGCTTCGAGCTCGCGAAGGGTACATCTCGCCTGTTCCAAGCTCCGACCGGTTGGTCCGGCCGGTTCTGGGGCAGGACCGGCTGTAACTTCGACGGTTCAGGTCAAGGCTCGTGTGTCACCGGCGACTGTGGTTCGGGCCAGACGGAGTGCAACGGAGCCGGCGCCACTCCTCCGGCGACGCTAGCCGAGTTCACACTCGGCTCCGGGTCGCAAGACTTCTACGACGTGAGCTTAGTCGACGGCTACAACCTCCCTATGGTGGTCGAAGGGAATGGGGGATCAGGTACTTGCGCGTCCACGGGGTGCATCACGGACCTCAATCGTAGTTGCCCGACGGAGCTGAGGGTCGACGGTGGTGGGGCCTGTAAAAGCGCGTGTGAGGCGTTTGGGTCAGACGAGTACTGTTGTAGCGGCGCGTATAATACACCCGCCGTTTGTAAGCCGTCTATGTACTCGGAGATATTCAAGTCAGCTTGTCCCAGATCGTATAGCTACGCTTACGATGATGCCACGAGTACTTTTACGTGTACCGGAGCTGATTATACAATTACATTTTGCCCTAATCTTCCAAG CCTAAAATCATCAAGAGATTCTCCTCCAACGACGACCGGGACAACAATCTCCGGGTCAGAATCCGGGTCGGTAACCGAGTCGGACCCGGGAGCAATACAAGAGGCTTCATTGGCTAGTTCATGGCTAGCAGATTTGGCAACTGGAAATTCAATGAGGACCCAAAACGCTCTAGCCTTTGAATCAGCATTGGTTTTGGTCATGGGATTGATTCTCTCATTTTTGCACttgtga
- the LOC133812782 gene encoding calmodulin-lysine N-methyltransferase isoform X1, giving the protein MAMPSYVPSDQASRREIVQTQTMENASHINNNNKTSSLRWTLLRQALLRRTPPQPSAAEGQSESTIKRISRKAMHGFNLIPYQLVNNDSDAILNRQNNSRDATLCYTLPIDGAPKLFLTQRVNNVADISDLEFCNKHDIDNTGLVSYNLKCSTGQWPSEDVLAYFCLSHADLFRSKRVIELGSGYGLAGLVIAAVTEASEIIITDGNPQVVNYIEHNIDANSRAFGATKVKSMALHWNQDEISNISYSFDLIVASDCTFFKECHKGLAQVVKNLLRKVGPCEAIFFSPKRGDSLDKFLDEIKENGLHFSITEDYDAEIWKRHQSFMNEDHDTWPSYEKDHCYPLLELHCTDSILVLVFGGSHTLKCTALSSKSSNVSK; this is encoded by the exons ATGGCGATGCCCAGCTATGTCCCCTCAGATCAGGCAAGTCGGAGAGAGATCGTTCAGACCCAAACTATGGAAAACGCATCTCacatcaacaacaacaacaagactTCCTCTCTCCGGTGGACCCTCCTCCGTCAAGCCCTTCTCCGTCGTACTCCTCCCCAACCCTCTGCAGCTg AGGGGCAATCTGAGAGTACTATAAAGAGAATTTCTAGGAAGGCCATGCATGGATTCAACCTGATACCATATCAGTTGGTGAATAACGATTCCGATGCCATCTTGAATCGTCAGAACAACTCCAGGGATGCTACTTTATGTTACACTTTACCCATTGATGGCGCTCCCAAGCTTTTCTTGAC CCAAAGAGTGAACAACGTTGCTGACATCAGTGATCTTGAGTTTTGTAATAAACACGACATCGATAATACTGGCCTTGTAT CCTATAACTTGAAATGTTCTACAGGTCAGTGGCCATCAGAAGATGTTCTTGCATACTTTTGCTTGTCTCACGCTGACTTGTTCAG GTCCAAAAGAGTTATTGAACTTGGATCAGGCTATGGTTTGGCTGGTTTAGTTATTGCAGCAGTTACCGAGGCTTCAGAAATCATAATCACAGATGGAAATCCTCAAGTTGTTAATT ATATTGAGCATAATATTGATGCCAATTCTAGAGCATTTGGTGCTACGAAAGTGAAGTCCATGGCGTTGCACTGGAATCAGGATgaaatttcaaatatttcttactCTTTCGATCTCATTGTTGCAAGTGACTG TACATTCTTCAAGGAATGCCACAAAGGGCTTGCTCAAGTGGTCAAAAACTTGTTGAGAAAAGTGGGACCGTGTGAAGCCATATTTTTCAGCCCAAAAAGAGGTGATTCATTGGACAAGTTCCTAGATGAAATTAAAGAAAATGGCTTGCATTTCAGCATAACAGAGGACTATGACGCAGAAATTTGGAAGCGTCATCAGAGCTTTATGAACGAAGATCACGACACCTGGCCCAGCTATGAAAAGGATCACTGCTACCCATTACTG GAACTTCATTGTACAGACTCCATTCTTGTCCTTGTGTTTGGTGGATCCCATACTTTAAAATGCACTGCACTATCGTCCAAGTCTAGTAATGTAAGTAAGTAG
- the LOC133812782 gene encoding calmodulin-lysine N-methyltransferase isoform X2, translating to MAMPSYVPSDQASRREIVQTQTMENASHINNNNKTSSLRWTLLRQALLRRTPPQPSAAEGQSESTIKRISRKAMHGFNLIPYQLVNNDSDAILNRQNNSRDATLCYTLPIDGAPKLFLTQRVNNVADISDLEFCNKHDIDNTGLVCQWPSEDVLAYFCLSHADLFRSKRVIELGSGYGLAGLVIAAVTEASEIIITDGNPQVVNYIEHNIDANSRAFGATKVKSMALHWNQDEISNISYSFDLIVASDCTFFKECHKGLAQVVKNLLRKVGPCEAIFFSPKRGDSLDKFLDEIKENGLHFSITEDYDAEIWKRHQSFMNEDHDTWPSYEKDHCYPLLELHCTDSILVLVFGGSHTLKCTALSSKSSNVSK from the exons ATGGCGATGCCCAGCTATGTCCCCTCAGATCAGGCAAGTCGGAGAGAGATCGTTCAGACCCAAACTATGGAAAACGCATCTCacatcaacaacaacaacaagactTCCTCTCTCCGGTGGACCCTCCTCCGTCAAGCCCTTCTCCGTCGTACTCCTCCCCAACCCTCTGCAGCTg AGGGGCAATCTGAGAGTACTATAAAGAGAATTTCTAGGAAGGCCATGCATGGATTCAACCTGATACCATATCAGTTGGTGAATAACGATTCCGATGCCATCTTGAATCGTCAGAACAACTCCAGGGATGCTACTTTATGTTACACTTTACCCATTGATGGCGCTCCCAAGCTTTTCTTGAC CCAAAGAGTGAACAACGTTGCTGACATCAGTGATCTTGAGTTTTGTAATAAACACGACATCGATAATACTGGCCTTGTAT GTCAGTGGCCATCAGAAGATGTTCTTGCATACTTTTGCTTGTCTCACGCTGACTTGTTCAG GTCCAAAAGAGTTATTGAACTTGGATCAGGCTATGGTTTGGCTGGTTTAGTTATTGCAGCAGTTACCGAGGCTTCAGAAATCATAATCACAGATGGAAATCCTCAAGTTGTTAATT ATATTGAGCATAATATTGATGCCAATTCTAGAGCATTTGGTGCTACGAAAGTGAAGTCCATGGCGTTGCACTGGAATCAGGATgaaatttcaaatatttcttactCTTTCGATCTCATTGTTGCAAGTGACTG TACATTCTTCAAGGAATGCCACAAAGGGCTTGCTCAAGTGGTCAAAAACTTGTTGAGAAAAGTGGGACCGTGTGAAGCCATATTTTTCAGCCCAAAAAGAGGTGATTCATTGGACAAGTTCCTAGATGAAATTAAAGAAAATGGCTTGCATTTCAGCATAACAGAGGACTATGACGCAGAAATTTGGAAGCGTCATCAGAGCTTTATGAACGAAGATCACGACACCTGGCCCAGCTATGAAAAGGATCACTGCTACCCATTACTG GAACTTCATTGTACAGACTCCATTCTTGTCCTTGTGTTTGGTGGATCCCATACTTTAAAATGCACTGCACTATCGTCCAAGTCTAGTAATGTAAGTAAGTAG
- the LOC133812782 gene encoding calmodulin-lysine N-methyltransferase isoform X3, whose amino-acid sequence MAMPSYVPSDQASRREIVQTQTMENASHINNNNKTSSLRWTLLRQALLRRTPPQPSAAEGQSESTIKRISRKAMHGFNLIPYQLVNNDSDAILNRQNNSRDATLCYTLPIDGAPKLFLTQRVNNVADISDLEFCNKHDIDNTGLVCQWPSEDVLAYFCLSHADLFRSKRVIELGSGYGLAGLVIAAVTEASEIIITDGNPQVVNYIEHNIDANSRAFGATKVKSMALHWNQDEISNISYSFDLIVASDCTFFKECHKGLAQVVKNLLRKVGPCEAIFFSPKRGDSLDKFLDEIKENGLHFSITEDYDAEIWKRHQSFMNEDHDTWPSYEKDHCYPLLVRITP is encoded by the exons ATGGCGATGCCCAGCTATGTCCCCTCAGATCAGGCAAGTCGGAGAGAGATCGTTCAGACCCAAACTATGGAAAACGCATCTCacatcaacaacaacaacaagactTCCTCTCTCCGGTGGACCCTCCTCCGTCAAGCCCTTCTCCGTCGTACTCCTCCCCAACCCTCTGCAGCTg AGGGGCAATCTGAGAGTACTATAAAGAGAATTTCTAGGAAGGCCATGCATGGATTCAACCTGATACCATATCAGTTGGTGAATAACGATTCCGATGCCATCTTGAATCGTCAGAACAACTCCAGGGATGCTACTTTATGTTACACTTTACCCATTGATGGCGCTCCCAAGCTTTTCTTGAC CCAAAGAGTGAACAACGTTGCTGACATCAGTGATCTTGAGTTTTGTAATAAACACGACATCGATAATACTGGCCTTGTAT GTCAGTGGCCATCAGAAGATGTTCTTGCATACTTTTGCTTGTCTCACGCTGACTTGTTCAG GTCCAAAAGAGTTATTGAACTTGGATCAGGCTATGGTTTGGCTGGTTTAGTTATTGCAGCAGTTACCGAGGCTTCAGAAATCATAATCACAGATGGAAATCCTCAAGTTGTTAATT ATATTGAGCATAATATTGATGCCAATTCTAGAGCATTTGGTGCTACGAAAGTGAAGTCCATGGCGTTGCACTGGAATCAGGATgaaatttcaaatatttcttactCTTTCGATCTCATTGTTGCAAGTGACTG TACATTCTTCAAGGAATGCCACAAAGGGCTTGCTCAAGTGGTCAAAAACTTGTTGAGAAAAGTGGGACCGTGTGAAGCCATATTTTTCAGCCCAAAAAGAGGTGATTCATTGGACAAGTTCCTAGATGAAATTAAAGAAAATGGCTTGCATTTCAGCATAACAGAGGACTATGACGCAGAAATTTGGAAGCGTCATCAGAGCTTTATGAACGAAGATCACGACACCTGGCCCAGCTATGAAAAGGATCACTGCTACCCATTACTGGTCAGAATCACACCATGA
- the LOC133812788 gene encoding protein NUCLEAR FUSION DEFECTIVE 4-like, with protein MFPLLSPVSPASKWLGFVTAIWVQAICGNNYTFANYSDALKSLMALTQLQLNNLSVAKDVGKAFGLLSGLASDRWSTSTILIIGSVEGLIGYGVQWLVVSQRISPLPYWQMCIFLCFGGNSTTWMNTAVLVTCMRNFPKNRGPVSGILKGYVGLSTAIFTDVSTALFSSDPSTLLLTLAVVPAVVCLTAVIFLRETTSFPTSPTDEKRQTQYFNVFNAIAILVALYLLVFDVTGSHSRLLSLGFAAGLLVLLALPLGVPLYSLLSKPRPSSDVERQIQKPLLEEPKEAEKEESGVEVELSQRRPLIGEEHSVVEMIGTLEFWVLFVSFLCGVGTGLCVMNNMGQMGAALGYSDVSIFVSFTSIWGFLGRIGSGLVSEYYIGKFGTPRPIWNAISQVIMAFGYIFMALALPGSLYVGSILVGICYGIRLTITVPVASELFGLKYYGLLYNILILNLPLGSFLFSGLLAGFLYDAQAQTTAGGGNTCIGPQCYMLVFVIMALVSIIGLGLDLLLAFRTRNLYSNICADKNSVTSSPPSPSPNAKA; from the exons ATGTTTCCTCTGCTATCTCCCGTATCTCCTGCTTCAAAATGGTTGGGCTTTGTGACAGCCATATGGGTCCAAGCAATCTGTGGTAACAATTACACCTTTGCCAACTACTCTGATGCTCTGAAATCTCTCATGGCACTGACCCAGCTCCAGCTAAATAATCTCTCAGTCGCTAAAGATGTTGGCAAGGCCTTTGGGCTGCTCTCCGGCCTGGCTTCAGATCGTTGGTCCACTTCCACCATACTCATTATCGGCTCAGTTGAAGGACTCATAGGATATGGAGTTCAATGGCTTGTTGTCAGTCAGAGAATCAGCCCCCTTCCATATTGGCAG ATGTGCATCTTTCTTTGCTTCGGAGGAAACAGCACAACATGGATGAACACAGCAGTTTTAGTGACATGCATGAGAAATTTCCCCAAAAACAGAGGCCCAGTTTCCGGGATTCTCAAAGGCTACGTCGGACTAAGCACAGCAATCTTCACAGACGTTTCCACAGCTCTCTTCTCCTCCGACCCATCCACTCTCCTCCTCACCCTCGCCGTCGTCCCCGCCGTCGTCTGCCTAACCGCCGTCATATTCCTCCGCGAAACGACGTCGTTTCCCACCAGCCCAACAGACGAAAAACGACAAACCCAATACTTCAACGTCTTCAACGCTATAGCCATTCTCGTCGCTCTCTACCTCCTGGTCTTCGACGTCACCGGAAGTCACAGTCGACTTCTCTCTCTGGGATTCGCAGCTGGACTCCTCGTTCTCCTAGCCTTGCCATTGGGTGTCCCTCTTTACTCGCTTCTGTCAAAACCCAGACCCAGTTCCGACGTAGAACGACAAATTCAGAAGCCATTGCTAGAAGAGCCGAAAGAGGCAGAGAAGGAGGAGAGTGGAGTTGAAGTAGAGCTGTCACAGCGGCGGCCATTGATCGGAGAAGAGCACAGCGTGGTTGAGATGATTGGAACTTTGGAATTTTGGGTATTGTTCGTGTCGTTTTTGTGTGGAGTGGGAACTGGGCTGTGCGTGATGAACAACATGGGGCAAATGGGGGCGGCTCTGGGCTACTCCGACGTCTCCATTTTTGTGTCGTTCACAAGTATCTGGGGATTCTTGGGTCGAATTGGCTCTGGCTTAGTCTCCGAATACTATATTGG GAAATTTGGGACCCCAAGGCCAATATGGAATGCAATTTCTCAAGTGATAATGGCATTTGGGTACATTTTTATGGCATTAGCTTTGCCTGGATCACTTTATGTGGGCTCGATTTTGGTGGGCATATGCTATGGTATTCGTCTCACTATAACAGTCCCAGTTGCCTCTGAGCTATTTGGGCTCAAATATTATGGGCTTCTCTACAACATTCTCATCCTCAACCTTCCATTGGGCTCATTCCTCTTCTCGGGCCTGCTTGCCGGGTTTCTATACGATGCTCAGGCCCAAACCACTGCTGGAGGTGGCAACACTTGTATTGGGCCtcagtgttacatgcttgtgttCGTTATCATGGCCCTTGTTTCCATTATTGGGCTTGGGCTTGACCTGTTGCTTGCTTTTAGAACAAGGAATCTCTATTCCAATATTTGTGCAGACAAGAATAGTGTTACTTCTTCACCACCATCACCATCTCCCAATGCTAAAGCATAA
- the LOC133812794 gene encoding serine/arginine-rich splicing factor SR45a — translation MADSPRKRVSHSPSPRRAPSRSRSRSRSWSRPVSRSRSRSWSRPRPRSRSRSRGRSRSRSHGRPEAVNPGNTLYVTGLSTRVTERELEDHFSREGKVASCFLVVEPRSRVSRGFAFVTMDNVDDAERCIKYLNQSVLEGRYITVERSRRKRARTPTPGHYLGLKSTRDHGYRGGGGGDRDRDRGGGDRDRDRSRYRGGGGGRDDYGYRRSPRRSPYRGGRDYSPRHSSPYGGRSRRDRSRSPYGSPERKYVRG, via the exons ATG GCCGACTCTCCTCGCAAAAG GGTCTCACATTCTCCTTCCCCACGGAGAGCTCCATCCAGGTCCAGATCAAGGTCTAGGTCTTGGTCAAGACCAGTATCTAGGTCAAGATCTCGATCCTGGTCAAGGCCGAGGCCTAGGTCCCGATCTCGAAGCCGTGGCAG ATCAAGGTCCAGAAGTCATGGCAG ACCTGAAGCTGTAAATCCTGGAAATACACTATATGTGACTGGTCTTTCAACAAGGGTTACAGAAAGGGAACTCGAAGACCACTTCTCGAGAGAAGGAAAG GTTGCTTCATGTTTTCTGGTGGTGGAGCCTCGTTCGCGTGTTTCCCGTGGTTTTGCCTTTGTTACAATGGACAATGTCGATGATGCTGAGCGGTGCATCAAGTATCTCAATCAATCAGTTCTAGAAGGCCGATACATAACTGTGGAGAGG TCTCGAAGGAAGCGAGCAAGGACTCCAACGCCTGGCCACTATCTTGGGTTGAAAAGCACCAGAGACCACG GCTACCGTGGTGGTGGCGGTGGTGATCGTGACAGGGATCGTGGTGGTGGTGATCGTGATCGTGATCGCAGTAGGTATCGTGGTGGAGGCGGGGGTCGTGATGACTATGGATATCGTAGGTCCCCAAGACGCTCACCATATCGAGGGGGTCGTGATTATTCTCCCAGGCATTCTTCTCCTTACGGCGGAAGATCAAGGAGGGACCGGTCAAGGTCACCTTATGGCAGCCCAGAAAGGAAATATGTTAGAGGTTGA
- the LOC133812790 gene encoding pentatricopeptide repeat-containing protein CRR2, chloroplastic-like, with translation MQTQLGAFQVSRRRDSLRLLQFYLLISLRDSHYFTFSLEHCKNTKSIKIMHAHIIVCGHNQNPFTASKLAGKYIEHSSNDSIMDDARKVFDSLLKRDVFLWNVVIQGYAKKGPFVEAIDMYCRMRRSGILPNNYTYPYVLKACGAMKDWKNGQVVHGHAVLSGLHSDLFVGNALVAFYSKCQEVEVSRKVFDGIAQKDIISWNSLISGYAANGYVDEALMAFCTLLRDRTTCSLNHSTLVSTLPACVQASAIQVGLWIHSYIIKTGMEVDVTLSSGLISMYANCGQVSIAREVFVQTRDKSLEVWSAMIRCYGMHGHADEAVQMFSQFLDFGLYPDGVMFLCLLCACSHAGMVEKGCQIFEKMEEYGVVKSQKHYACMVDLFGRAGFIDQAIEFIRNMPLQPGKDVYGALLGACRMQNDTKLAEELAKRLLVVDPDNAQQYITMASLYEEKGRWEEAARLREELREKNIRKLTGTSLIHRI, from the coding sequence ATGCAAACTCAACTAGGTGCATTTCAGGTATCAAGAAGAAGGGATTCCTTGAGAttgttacaattttatttactcaTTAGCCTTAGGGATTCACATTATTTTACTTTCTCCTTGGAACATTGTAAAAACACCAAATCAATCAAAATAATGCATGCCCACATAATTGTTTGTGGTCATAACCAAAACCCATTTACTGCTTCTAAGCTGGCTGGCAAGTACATTGAGCACTCCAGTAATGACTCAATTATGGATGATGCACGGAAGGTGTTTGATAGTTTGCTTAAGAGAGATGTTTTCTTGTGGAATGTTGTAATTCAAGGTTATGCCAAAAAGGGTCCTTTTGTAGAAGCCATTGATATGTATTGTAGAATGCGGCGAAGTGGTATATTACCGAATAATTACACGTACCCTTATGTGTTGAAGGCCTGTGGTGCCATGAAAGATTGGAAGAACGGTCAAGTTGTGCATGGACATGCTGTTTTATCTGGTCTTCACTCAGATTTGTTTGTTGGGAATGCTCTTGTTGCTTTTTATTCCAAGTGTCAGGAAGTTGAAGTGTCCAGAAAAGTGTTTGATGGTATTGCTCAGAAAGACATTATAAGTTGGAATTCCCTGATTTCAGGGTACGCTGCAAATGGGTACGTGGATGAAGCCCTCATGGCTTTCTGCACCCTGCTGCGAGATCGAACAACATGCTCTCTGAACCACTCCACTCTCGTTAGCACTCTTCCTGCTTGTGTCCAAGCATCGGCAATTCAAGTTGGCTTGTGGATTCATTCTTACATTATAAAGACAGGCATGGAGGTAGATGTGACTTTAAGCAGTGGCCTTATCTCAATGTATGCAAACTGCGGCCAAGTAAGCATTGCCAGAGAAGTGTTTGTTCAAACCAGAGATAAGAGCTTAGAAGTGTGGAGTGCAATGATAAGGTGTTATGGAATGCATGGACATGCAGATGAGGCAGTCCAGATGTTTTCGCAGTTTTTAGATTTCGGATTATACCCGGATGGTGTTATGTTTTTGTGTTTGTTGTGCGCATGTAGTCATGCAGGTATGGTGGAAAAAGGCTGccaaatttttgaaaaaatggAGGAATATGGAGTGGTGAAAAGCCAAAAGCATTATGCTTGTATGGTAGATCTCTTCGGTCGAGCAGGGTTTATAGACCAGGCTATTGAGTTTATCAGGAACATGCCATTGCAGCCAGGGAAAGATGTTTATGGTGCTCTGCTTGGTGCTTGTAGAATGCAAAACGATACAAAACTTGCCGAAGAACTTGCGAAAAGATTGCTGGTGGTAGACCCTGACAATGCTCAGCAGTACATAACTATGGCGAGTTTGTATGAAGAGAAAGGGCGATGGGAGGAGGCGGCTAGATTAAGAGAGGAGCTGAGAGAGAAGAATATAAGGAAGTTGACTGGCACTAGCTTAATTCACCGGATTTGA